From the genome of Spinacia oleracea cultivar Varoflay chromosome 2, BTI_SOV_V1, whole genome shotgun sequence, one region includes:
- the LOC110788921 gene encoding pentatricopeptide repeat-containing protein At2g46050, mitochondrial translates to MISKCRILLIYTVHFKNQLCLPVVRFSSHANDQNPPKRISRVGVLMRETESTRCEISHLTHSFCSLALKLCAAKGFLCEVTQLHSNVFKLGFYEALSIQNQILHGYVKCGEFKYAVKVFDEMPVRNIVSWNTLICGAISNEGLGFCHFRRMLLETVRPDSTTMNALLRSNVVLYDSEIGKQLHGFIMKVGLSSDCYVGSAIVDLYGKLGLVSDARFAFNEMEMKDLVSWNVMISAYKMNGLIGEAIRVFRSMQVKGIRGDEFTFASLLNSCKLGLCCELFKQLQGLIIKLSFDLDLQVASALVDMHVKNGSVNDARKLFDGMIIRNLVSWNTMIVGYGQQGYGKEAVKLFAEMFRRNIRPDELTIASIVSSCGDLAAVSETTQIHAYVIFCGFEGYLSVANSLIVAYSNCGNLASASLCFSTITEPDLITWTSIFSAHAFHGHIEHSIEMFEMMLSSGLRPDNISFLGILSACCHGGLIRQGLHYFNLMITDYNIIPSSEHYACVIDLLGRAGLLEEASIILRSGTFSLESNALGALVRVSKAHGHFKLAEWAAGKLFELEPENPVNYTLMSNMYASFGQWNDVARVRKMMKQKSNSKLPGFSWI, encoded by the coding sequence ATGATCTCCAAGTGTCGTATCCTTTTAATCTACACCGTCCATTTCAAAAATCAGTTATGTTTACCGGTTGTACGGTTTTCTTCTCATGCTAACGATCAAAACCCACCAAAGAGAATCTCTAGAGTCGGTGTTTTGATGCGTGAAACCGAGTCAACTCGGTGCGAGATTTCCCATTTGACtcattctttttgttctttggcGCTTAAATTGTGTGCTGCCAAAGGGTTTCTTTGTGAAGTGACGCAGCTTCATTCAAATGTatttaagttagggttttatgaGGCTTTATCTATACAAAATCAGATCTTACATGGTTATGTTAAATGTGGGGAGTTTAAGTATGCTGTCAAAGTGTTCGATGAAATGCCTGTGAGAAATATAGTGTCGTGGAATACCTTGATTTGTGGGGCAATCTCGAATGAGGGATTGGGGTTTTGTCATTTTAGGAGAATGCTGCTGGAAACGGTGAGACCTGATTCTACAACGATGAATGCCTTGCTTCGTTCGAATGTTGTTTTATATGATTCTGAAATAGGTAAACAGCTGCACGGTTTTATTATGAAAGTTGGGTTGAGTTCGGATTGTTATGTTGGTAGTGCCATTGTTGATTTATATGGAAAGCTTGGGTTAGTTAGTGATGCGCGATTTGCTTTTAATGAGATGGAAATGAAGGACTTGGTTTCATGGAATGTGATGATTTCTGCATACAAAATGAATGGTTTAATAGGGGAAGCAATCAGGGTTTTCAGATCAATGCAGGTAAAAGGAATTCGAGGAGATGAGTTTACTTTTGCCAGCCTTTTGAATTCTTGTAAATTGGGATTATGCTGTGAATTATTCAAACAACTTCAAGGACTTATTATCAAATTATCATTTGATTTAGACCTGCAAGTGGCTAGTGCTCTTGTTGATATGCATGTGAAGAATGGAAGTGTAAATGATGCCAGGAAGTTGTTTGATGGGATGATTATTCGAAATCTTGTTTCCTGGAACACGATGATTGTAGGTTATGGACAACAAGGATATGGTAAGGAAGCTGTGAAACTTTTTGCAGAAATGTTCAGGAGAAATATTAGGCCAGATGAACTTACTATAGCTAGCATTGTTAGTTCATGTGGCGATCTAGCAGCCGTCAGTGAAACTACACAAATTCATGCTTATGTTATATTTTGTGGATTTGAAGGCTATTTATCAGTTGCCAATTCTTTAATAGTCGCATACTCAAACTGTGGCAATTTAGCAAGTGCCTCTCTATGTTTCAGTACCATTACAGAACCAGATTTAATTACTTGGACATCAATTTTCAGTGCTCATGCATTCCATGGTCATATTGAGCATAGCATTGAGATGTTTGAGATGATGCTATCAAGTGGTCTTAGGCCGGACAATATCTCCTTTCTCGGGATACTTTCAGCATGCTGCCACGGTGGTCTCATAAGACAGggacttcattattttaatttaatgatCACTGATTATAACATCATACCGAGTTCAGAGCATTATGCGTGTGTTATTGACCTCTTAGGGCGTGCTGGTCTCTTGGAAGAGGCTTCCATCATTTTAAGGTCGGGAACTTTTTCCCTTGAATCTAACGCATTAGGAGCACTTGTTAGAGTTTCTAAAGCTCATGGACATTTCAAATTAGCAGAATGGGCTGCTGGAAAGCTCTTTGAATTAGAGCCTGAAAATCCTGTAAACTACACTCTTATGTCAAATATGTATGCATCTTTTGGTCAATGGAATGATGTAGCCAGAGTTCGCAAGATGATGAAGCAGAAATCCAATTCTAAATTACCTGGATTTAGCTGGATTTAA
- the LOC110789825 gene encoding probable E3 ubiquitin-protein ligase RHB1A isoform X1: protein MGGCCCSSRKSQLQGTPVYYYCPPSLDEQNNFRAYRGAANGLSTGLLVGLNLDTSSPDTFRPPPAPIPFNVLFGRPQTPLRTLGCQGPKCDATKQSKPAAVGEIAGADGSNKLISGGHVGKSEGKTLADILLASPTKSDVEISKSSEAYATEEEDACPICLEEYDTDNPKMVTNCEHDFHLSCLLEWMERSDSCPVCDKEMIFDHPDDQN, encoded by the exons ATGGGTGGTTGCTGTTGCTCTTCCAGAAAGTCTCAATTGCAAGGGACACCCGTGTATTACTAT TGTCCCCCGTCTTTGGATGAGCAGAATAACTTCAGAGCATACCGTGGAGCAGCCAATGGGCTGTCAACAGGGCTTCTGGTTGGACTAAATTTGGACACATCAAGCCCTGATACTTTCAGACCTCCTCCTGCACCTATTCCTTTTAATGTGCTTTTTGGGCGCCCCCAGACTCCACTTCGTACTCTTGGATGCCAAGGACCTAAATGTGATGCAACGAAACAGTCCAAACCTGCAGCTGTTGGAGAGATTGCTGGTGCTGATGGCTCTAATAAATTGATTTCTGGTGGTCATGTTGGGAAATCAGAAGGAAAAACCCTTGCTGACATTTTGCTTGCTTCACCAACAAAGTCTGATGTAGAAATCTCAAAATCGTCCGAGGCTTATGCCACAGAGGAAGAGGATGCCTGTCCTATCTGTCTGGAAG AATATGACACTGACAACCCTAAAATGGTCACAAATTGTGAGCATGATTTTCACCTGTCATGTCTTCTTGAGTGGATGGAAAGAAGTGATTCCTGTCCAGTTTGTGATAAG GAAATGATATTTGATCACCCTGATGATCAGAACTAA
- the LOC110789825 gene encoding probable E3 ubiquitin-protein ligase RHB1A isoform X2, which translates to MLLHCPPSLDEQNNFRAYRGAANGLSTGLLVGLNLDTSSPDTFRPPPAPIPFNVLFGRPQTPLRTLGCQGPKCDATKQSKPAAVGEIAGADGSNKLISGGHVGKSEGKTLADILLASPTKSDVEISKSSEAYATEEEDACPICLEEYDTDNPKMVTNCEHDFHLSCLLEWMERSDSCPVCDKEMIFDHPDDQN; encoded by the exons ATGCTTTTACAT TGTCCCCCGTCTTTGGATGAGCAGAATAACTTCAGAGCATACCGTGGAGCAGCCAATGGGCTGTCAACAGGGCTTCTGGTTGGACTAAATTTGGACACATCAAGCCCTGATACTTTCAGACCTCCTCCTGCACCTATTCCTTTTAATGTGCTTTTTGGGCGCCCCCAGACTCCACTTCGTACTCTTGGATGCCAAGGACCTAAATGTGATGCAACGAAACAGTCCAAACCTGCAGCTGTTGGAGAGATTGCTGGTGCTGATGGCTCTAATAAATTGATTTCTGGTGGTCATGTTGGGAAATCAGAAGGAAAAACCCTTGCTGACATTTTGCTTGCTTCACCAACAAAGTCTGATGTAGAAATCTCAAAATCGTCCGAGGCTTATGCCACAGAGGAAGAGGATGCCTGTCCTATCTGTCTGGAAG AATATGACACTGACAACCCTAAAATGGTCACAAATTGTGAGCATGATTTTCACCTGTCATGTCTTCTTGAGTGGATGGAAAGAAGTGATTCCTGTCCAGTTTGTGATAAG GAAATGATATTTGATCACCCTGATGATCAGAACTAA
- the LOC110789842 gene encoding calmodulin-binding receptor-like cytoplasmic kinase 2, translating to MKKNVSGKKWSSEMAVTPEVLSQAPVSDTSVVCSQDQKKSVNPVKYAAKAVAGVFIDCFTPPEDDYPSNFRKKGEFQKLKSSSVSSGTSNSEKKQGSIRSYNLTVESDIIGNGNYTIAQIYKATRNFSPSLRLGQGGFGTVYRGTLEDGSLVAVKRAKRNGHGKHLGAEFRTEIQTLAQVDHLNLVRCYGYLEEKDERILLVEYVPNGTLREHLDCIRGEALDMAARLDIAIDVAHAITYLHMYADNPIIHRDIKSSNILLTERCRAKVADFGFARLAADRDSGCTHVSTQVKGTAGYLDPEYLQTYQLTEKSDVYSFGVLLVELVTGRRPIDNKRVMKERITTRWAIMKFTEGDARSTLDPKLEETTSNIITIEKILELALICLAPQRKNRPIMQRCAEILWSIRKDFRELSVSDTCSLSSSTGRSNSVGEPVLATLVS from the exons ATGAAGAAAAATGTAAGTGGTAAAAAATGGAGCTCTGAAATGGCCGTAACACCTGAGGTCCTGTCTCAGGCCCCTGTTTCCGACACCTCTGTTGTTTGTTCCCAGGATCAAAAGAAATCTGTGAACCCTGTTAAATACGCTGCCAAAGCTGTCGCCGGAGTTTTCATTGACTGCTTCACGCCTCCAGAGGATGATTATCCTTCTAACTTTCGGAAAAAGGGTGAATTTCAGAAATTAAAGTCATCTTCTG TTTCATCTGGTACGAGTAACAGCGAGAAGAAACAGGGTTCAATTCGATCATACAATCTAACTGTGGAGAgtgatattattggaaatgggaATTATACCATAGCACAAATATACAAGGCAACAAGAAACTTCTCCCCTTCCCTTAGACTTGGTCAAGGGGGTTTTGGGACAGTCTATAGAGGAACTCTGGAAGATGGCTCCCTTGTTGCTGTGAAACGTGCCAAAAGG AACGGTCATGGTAAGCACCTGGGAGCAGAATTCCGAACTGAGATCCAAACATTAGCTCAGGTGGATCATCTGAACTTGGTGAGGTGTTATGGTTATCTGGAGGAAAAAGATGAGAGAATCCTTCTTGTTGAGTATGTTCCAAATGGAACTCTCAGGGAACACTTGGACT GTATACGCGGTGAGGCTTTAGATATGGCTGCTAGACTTGACATTGCCATTGATGTTGCTCATGCCATTACTTATCTCCACATGTACGCAG ATAATCCTATAATTCACAGGGATATCAAATCTTCCAACATTCTTCTGACAGAACGTTGTAGAGCGAAGGTGGCCGACTTTGGATTTGCCCGGTTAGCAGCCGACAGAGACTCCGGTTGCACTCATGTGTCTACCCAAGTTAAAGGCACTGCTGGGTACTTAGACCCGGAATATCTTCAGACCTACCAACTTACTGAGAAGAGTGATGTTTATTCCTTTGGTGTATTGTTGGTGGAATTGGTCACCGGAAGGCGTCCTATTGATAATAAACGTGTCATGAAGGAGCGGATTACAACACGATGG GCAATAATGAAGTTTACAGAAGGGGATGCAAGATCAACACTTGATCCAAAACTAGAAGAAACTACATCAAATATCATTACAATAGAAAAGATTCTTGAACTGGCATTAATATGTCTAGCTCCACAACGGAAGAATCGGCCAATTATGCAGAGATGTGCAGAGATACTGTGGAGCATACGCAAGGACTTCAGAGAGCTATCAGTTTCAGACACCTGCTCTCTCTCTTCTAGCACAGGCAGAAGCAACTCTGTAGGAGAACCCGTGCTTGCAACACTAGTTTCTTGA
- the LOC110789816 gene encoding G-type lectin S-receptor-like serine/threonine-protein kinase SD2-2 yields the protein MAIIFFLLSLSSLPFLESSPDSITILRANSTIYSPNRTFELGFFTPNPQLGNIYLGIWYASLPTRTYVWVANRHTSLKDNTSASLSLSFDQLTVSDSVNFVVWRSENLRPGSHLSLLDSGNLVLLSASNDIVWQSFDHPSDTWLPGMNLSAAGSLTSWKSLLDPSPGRYSLRLRPPAYGEIELLYNSTMSYWSTGNWTGGSFANVPEMTVAYIYQFYFKKVFTKTASFGFSEVPAATENGPPPFTRFHVSPTGELRQYTWSPQTEFWNSFWARPESQCRVYGLCGANGICYGENLRSCGCPLGFEPADGFGWAGGDYSGGCQRLGSGGEEGVCGKDDGFVKVGGMSFEGAKTVSLRSVGSKGECEKGCLGNCSCVGLVYNERINLCKNLFGVLINMRNSTADDTMGGDNEVLYLRVGKNGLKTKGLSHNMIVLISIISGLVAISVVMCLILLVVRKEVRRRRKEEEEAALAATHLRVFSYKELHGATRGFSEKLGHGGFGTVFRGTLSDSSLVAVKRLERPGNSGEKEFRAEVCTIGNVQHVNLVRLRGFCTENSHRLLVYEYMPNGPLSAYLKKDGNNMSWDVRFRVAIGTAKALAYLHEECRQCIIHCDIKPENILLDSDYIAKVSDFGLAKLIGRDFSRVLATMRGTWGYVAPEWISGVAITNKADVYSYGMTMLELIGGRRNVEAPPPSPPNNTDGCDGSDGTHGSGDTGGGGDKWFFPPWAARKIIEGNMEEVVDSRLGVAYDRVEAERLGMVAIWCIQDDEEARPSMGLVVKMLQGVVEVSVPPPPKLLQALVAEESSVGVVSGNVVSDVAGFGSDDNNNIRISVDSAASSHSPSLSNAASVATNASV from the coding sequence atggcaATAATTTTCTTCCTCCTCTCTCTTTCTTCGCTCCCATTCCTTGAATCGTCCCCTGACTCAATCACTATCCTCCGAGCCAACTCAACGATTTACAGCCCCAACCGAACTTTCGAGCTCGGTTTCTTCACTCCGAACCCACAACTCGGCAACATTTATCTCGGAATATGGTATGCCTCTCTTCCGACCCGAACCTATGTTTGGGTTGCTAATCGCCATACCTCTCTCAAAGATAACACCTCTGCttcgctttctctctcctttgacCAGCTCACCGTGTCTGACTCCGTCAACTTCGTTGTATGGAGGTCTGAAAATCTCCGTCCTGGTTCTCACCTCAGCCTCCTCGACTCCGGCAACCTTGTGCTTCTCTCTGCTTCAAACGACATCGTTTGGCAGAGCTTCGACCACCCTTCCGACACGTGGCTACCTGGAATGAACCTCAGCGCTGCTGGGTCCCTCACTTCGTGGAAGTCCTTGTTGGACCCTTCCCCTGGGAGGTATTCCCTGAGGTTGAGACCACCGGCGTACGGTGAGATCGAGCTTCTTTATAACAGTACGATGTCGTATTGGAGTACCGGGAACTGGACCGGGGGCTCCTTCGCGAATGTTCCGGAGATGACGGTGGCGTACATTTACCAGTTTTATTTTAAGAAGGTGTTCACCAAAACAGCGTCGTTTGGGTTCTCGGAGGTTCCGGCGGCGACAGAAAACGGACCCCCGCCGTTCACCAGGTTCCACGTCAGCCCTACCGGGGAGCTCCGACAGTACACGTGGTCCCCGCAGACGGAGTTTTGGAACTCGTTCTGGGCCCGACCCGAATCTCAATGTCGGGTCTACGGGCTGTGCGGGGCGAACGGGATATGTTACGGCGAGAATTTGAGGTCGTGTGGGTGCCCGCTTGGTTTCGAGCCCGCGGACGGGTTTGGTTGGGCCGGGGGGGATTACTCCGGTGGGTGCCAGAGATTGGGCAGTGGAGGGGAAGAGGGTGTGTGTGGGAAGGATGACGGGTTTGTGAAGGTGGGTGGAATGAGCTTCGAAGGAGCGAAAACGGTGTCGTTGCGAAGTGTGGGTAGCAAGGGTGAGTGTGAGAAGGGTTGTTTAGGGAATTGTTCTTGTGTTGGGTTGGTATATAATGAGAGGATTAATTTGTGCAAGAATTTGTTTGGGGTTCTGATTAACATGAGGAATTCGACCGCCGACGATACCATGGGCGGTGATAATGAGGTTTTGTATCTTAGGGTAGGgaaaaatggattgaaaaccaAGGGTTTGAGTCACAATATGATTGTTTTGATTAGTATAATTTCTGGGTTAGTGGCAATTTCAGTGGTTATGTGTTTGATTTTGTTGGTTGTAAGAAAGGAAGTGAGGAGGAGAAGGAAAGAGGAAGAAGAGGCAGCTTTAGCAGCAACTCATTTGAGGGTTTTCTCCTATAAGGAGCTCCATGGGGCAACCCGAGGATTCTCCGAGAAGCTTGGGCACGGTGGATTTGGGACGGTGTTTCGTGGCACATTGTCGGATTCTTCTCTCGTGGCGGTGAAACGCCTTGAACGGCCAGGCAATAGCGGAGAGAAAGAGTTTCGGGCTGAGGTATGTACAATTGGGAATGTTCAGCATGTGAATTTGGTTAGATTAAGGGGTTTTTGCACTGAGAATTCTCATAGGTTGTTGGTTTATGAATACATGCCCAATGGTCCGTTGAGTGCATATTTGAAGAAAGATGGTAATAATATGAGTTGGGATGTTAGATTTAGGGTGGCAATTGGGACGGCCAAAGCTTTAGCTTACTTGCACGAAGAATGTAGACAATGTATCATTCATTGTGATATCAAGCCTGAGAATATCCTTCTTGATTCGGATTATATCGCAAAAGTGTCTGATTTTGGGCTAGCTAAGTTAATAGGGCGTGATTTTAGCAGGGTTTTGGCAACAATGAGGGGAACTTGGGGGTATGTAGCTCCAGAATGGATATCTGGAGTGGCAATTACCAATAAGGCAGATGTTTATAGCTATGGAATGACAATGTTGGAGCTTATTGGAGGTAGAAGAAATGTGGAAGCACCACCACCCTCACCACCTAATAATACAGATGGGTGTGACGGGAGTGATGGGACCCATGGTAGTGGTGAtacaggtggtggtggtgataaGTGGTTCTTCCCACCATGGGCAGCTAGGAAAATAATAGAGGGTAACATGGAAGAGGTAGTGGATTCAAGGCTAGGTGTGGCATATGATAGAGTGGAGGCAGAGAGGCTTGGGATGGTGGCGATTTGGTGCATACAAGACGACGAGGAGGCAAGGCCTTCAATGGGATTGGTGGTGAAGATGTTACAAGGGGTTGTAGAGGTAAGTGTTCCTCCACCTCCTAAACTTCTTCAAGCTTTAGTAGCCGAGGAGTCTTCTGTCGGGGTTGTTTCTGGAAATGTAGTTTCAGATGTTGCCGGTTTTGGTTCTGATGATAATAATAACATTAGAATTTCTGTAGATTCAGCAGCATCCTCCCATTCTCCTAGTCTTAGTAATGCTGCTTCAGTAGCTACAAATGCAAGTGTATAA